A single window of Montipora capricornis isolate CH-2021 chromosome 14, ASM3666992v2, whole genome shotgun sequence DNA harbors:
- the LOC138033375 gene encoding protein Wnt-8b-like, with translation MNFLTMILVIVSLGLIDCGLAQVKSDGILGQETYQLLSNIIKTGSHLGLQECQKQFKNEIWNCSLRYKNVHKQLPIFLKTTLPYATRETAYVHAISAAAITHQITTECKKGKIPGCTCAIIKKTHKPNDDWQWGGCSDNIKYGEKVTRRFIDRLENEDDARGAFNLHNNEAGRRILRSTTKRECKCHGVTSTCTLKTCWKELGAFDKVGSMLKENYNDAARVSYINKKLKENINRQLRDISNKYKRLVYLEPSPNYCLRNDTVGSPGMLGRTCRSDEASTSKCRGLCETCRLKHKTVEQSKQIKCKCKFIWCCRVQCETCTSQYSLTTCAR, from the exons ATGAATTTTCTTACCATGATTCTGGTGATAGTCTCGTTGGGTTTGATAGACTGTGGATTAGCCCAAGTCAA GTCTGATGGAATTCTTGGACAAGAG aCATACCAATTGTTGTCAAACATCATTAAGACAGGAAGCCATCTTGGGCTGCAAGAATGCCAAAAACAATTCAAAAATGAAATCTGGAATTGTTCGCTTCGCTACAAAAATGTACATAAACAACTCCCAATATTTTTGAAAACGACACTTCCTTATG ctACTCGAGAAACTGCGTACGTCCACGCCATTAGCGCGGCAGCCATCACGCACCAAATCACGACAGAATGCAAGAAGGGAAAGATACCCGGATGTACTTGCGCAATCATCAAGAAAACACACAAACCCAATGATGATTGGCAATGGGGTGGATGCAGCGATAATATTAAATATGGAGAAAAGGTGACCCGGCGCTTTATCGATAGACTGgaaaatgaagatgacgccaGAGGAGCTTTCAACCTACATAACAATGAAGCTGGAAGAAGG ATTTTACGCTCCACCACAAAGAGAGAATGTAAATGTCATGGTGTAACATCAACTTGCACCCTGAAAACTTGCTGGAAGGAGCTGGGTGCTTTTGATAAAGTTGGATCAATGCTGAAGGAGAATTACAACGATGCAGCGAGGGTTTCTTACATAAACAAAAAACTTAAGGAAAACATAAACAGACAGTTGAGAGATATCTCTAACAAGTACAAAAGGCTTGTTTATCTCGAACCCTCTCCAAACTACTGTCTGCGAAATGATACTGTAGGCTCGCCTGGGATGCTGGGAAGGACTTGCCGAAGTGACGAAGCCTCCACGAGCAAATGCCGAGGTCTATGCGAAACTTGCAGACTTAAACACAAAACGGTGGAACAATCCAAACAGATCAAATGCAAGTGTAAGTTTATTTGGTGCTGCCGTGTTCAGTGTGAAACATGCACAAGCCAGTATTCTCTGACTACATGTGCAAGGTAG